The Lampris incognitus isolate fLamInc1 chromosome 7, fLamInc1.hap2, whole genome shotgun sequence genome window below encodes:
- the ca4b gene encoding carbonic anhydrase 4b, which translates to MVFAADWCYQSQVTCNGTCKGPEKWSVVSKLCSGRIQSPINIVTRKILPDERLTPFQFIGYQETFHGHIRNNGHTVQLDLPASAMIKSGNLVMPYKTVQLHLHWGKDGEPGSEHTIDGEQFPMEMHIVHIKEEYKSLSQALKDPNGVAVLGFFFQESSSPNKKFGPFISALKNIKHPNTNTTLSSVSLDMLIPPQSNMTKYFRYQGSLTTPGCAEAAIWTLFENAILLSRQQLAAFSQLQFSNGVPMVNTYRPVQPLNSRQVYYSGGQVTFVSPTLLISSVLASAGLSLLTKG; encoded by the exons ATGGTTTTTGCTGCAG ATTGGTGCTACCAGTCCCAGGTCACATGCAATGGCACCTGCAAAG GGCCTGAAAAGTGGTCAGTGGTTTCAAAGTTATGCAGTGGAAGAATCCAGTCACCAATAAATATTGTCACAAGGAAAATCCTACCAGATGAACGCCTCACTCCATTCCAGTTTATTGGCTATCAAGAGACTTTCCATGGTCACATCAGAAACAACGGTCATACAG TTCAACTTGACTTGCCTGCTTCagcaatgatcaaaagtggaaaTCTGGTCATGCCATACAAGACAGTGCAGCTCCACCTGCACTGGGGCAAAGACGGAGAACCGGGGTCTGAGCACACCATCGATGGAGAGCAATTTCCAATGGAG ATGCACATTGTCCACATTAAAGAGGAGTACAAATCTTTATCTCAAGCTCTGAAAGACCCCAACGGTGTCGCGGTTCTTGGATTTTTCTTTCAG GAATCCAGCAGCCCAAATAAGAAGTTTGGCCCCTTCATATCTGCTCTGAAAAATATCAAACATCCCA ACACCAACACTACATTGAGCAGTGTGTCCTTGGATATGCTCATACCGCCTCAAAGCAACATGACAAAGTACTTTCGCTATCAGGGATCCCTCACTACACCCGGCTGTGCGGAGGCTGCCATTTGGACTCTGTTTGAAAACGCCATTCTACTCAGCAGGCAACAG CTTGCAGCATTCTCCCAGCTTCAGTTTTCCAATGGCGTGCCGATGGTAAATACATATCGGCCAGTTCAGCCCCTAAACAGCAGGCAGGTCTATTACTCAGGAGGCCAAGTCACTTTTGTAAGCCCTACGTTGCTCATCTCCTCTGTGTTGGCATCTGCTGGATTGTCACTGCTCACCAAGGGTTGA